Part of the Terrisporobacter glycolicus ATCC 14880 = DSM 1288 genome is shown below.
CTCATTGTCTGATGGTATACCTTCTTTAGCACATAATGCTATTATAGCTGCATCATATTCTCCAGCTACTTCCATTAAATGCATTCTATCTCCAGCATCAGCAGAGTTTATGATTGGTTTTCCATGAGTTCTATCATATACTTTTAATCCAGCTTCTAAAGCTGCAACGTTTGCTGTATCTAAAGCTAATGGAACATTGTTTAATTCATTTTGAAGTAATTTAACTCCCCACTCCATTATTTCTGCTCCATCTCTTTCAGCTGGTCCTATGTTAAAATCTATAACATGAGCTCCTGCATCTAATTGCTCTATCGCTCTTTTTATTATCGGTTCTGGATTTCTTTCAGCTATAGCTTTTCTTATTGGTGGTGCTATACAGTGAATTCTTTCACCTATAATCATAAATTTTTCCATATTAATTTATCCCCCTTAGATTTTATATGTTTATATAATTTTATTAATAAAATAAAACTTTATCTATTTTCCATATCTCTCTTTTAAGAATTTTGGAAGTTCCATAGCTTCTGGAGTACCAACTATAACATTCCAATCTGGTAAGTTATCTTGTATATCTGCTTGTATAACAGCAACTTTACCTGGTATGATTAAGTCTCTGCTCTTAGTCATATCAGCTATACCACACTCTTTAACAAAGTTTCCTATTACACTACCACCAAATTTACCAGCAGCCCAAGAAGTAAGAACTGAATATCCACCAGCGTCTGGTATTACTAACCAGCAAGGAATTTTAGATCTTTCAAGTTCACCAGTTACAACAAAGTAAGTTAATGCAAAGTCAACAGTTACTAAAACTGGAGAGTTTTCATCTGGGTTATTTATTGGATAAACTTTAGTTTCAACTCTCATTGGTTTTTGAGGGTCAGTGAATAAGTTTTGTCTTAAAGCATATAGTGGTAATGCTTTTGCATAGTTTATATCATCTATTACTATTATAGAACCATATTTAACTGTAAATGCAGATGACAATGCAACTTCCATCATTTCATCTCCATTAGCTAATTTACTTACGAATACTATAGATGGATATCCAAAAGTTCTATCTTGTTCTTTTAATGCTGTTCTTCTTACTTGAACTGCATTAACATAAGTATCTTTTACAGTTTCTCCTGTTACATCAAGTATTAATTCTTTATATCCAGCTTTTTGAACTAATTCTGTTGTTTCATATAACTCTTCTAAACTAGCAGCTTTTAAACCTAGCGCTAAGTTATCACCTTTAACTACATCTATCATATCTTTGTAGTTATCTTTAGTTGCTCCAACTACTACTGGTTTTAATCCAGCAAGTGCTGCAACAGCTTCTTTAGCTACTTCAGCATCATCTACATTTAAGATGAAAGCTACACTAGTTTCTGCTTTTAATTTATTTATTATATTTAAGAAGTTTTCTTTATTATCACTGTAAGTAACACAAGCAAATTCAGCTTTCATTATTTCGCCGATTCTTTCATACTCTACAGCTTTTATATTAGCTATCTTAGCATCTACTTGCTCTTCAGTCATACAATCACAGAATGCTATAGCATATCTATTTTTACTTACTAAAGTTTTTTCATGTCTGAATAATACAGTTTCTCCACCTAAAGTATATTCACTTTCTCCAGCTCCAACTTTTAAAGTTTTCATTGGAGGTGCAGTTGCCTCTGATAATTTTTGTATTGATTCATCAGACATATGTGGACATTTTTCAACTTCAACCGCTCCTGAAGCAACCTTCATAGAGAAAGCCATACAAGTTGGAAATCCACATTCTTTACAGTTTTTCTTTGGTGTTAATTTAAATATATCTAAAGCTTTAAGTGCCATTTTTTTATCCCCCTAACCTTACAAATATTATTAAGCTAACTCGCTTATAAATGATTTTATAGTTTTTACTGATTCTGGATGACGAAGTATTACAGCGTCAGATCCGCCTACTAAAACAGCTGT
Proteins encoded:
- the acsE gene encoding carbon monoxide dehydrogenase/acetyl-CoA synthase methytransferase subunit; the protein is MEKFMIIGERIHCIAPPIRKAIAERNPEPIIKRAIEQLDAGAHVIDFNIGPAERDGAEIMEWGVKLLQNELNNVPLALDTANVAALEAGLKVYDRTHGKPIINSADAGDRMHLMEVAGEYDAAIIALCAKEGIPSDNEQRMGYCTELIEAAAMAGIDPETDVYFDPLCLVIKGMQDKQMDVLEAIRQMTEMGLKTTGGLSNVSNGCPKHIRPILDSNWLAMAMANGFSSAIVNPLDEILIQTIKSCDIIRNSNLYADSFLEVKDLAFDYKG
- the acsC gene encoding acetyl-CoA decarbonylase/synthase complex subunit gamma, whose translation is MALKALDIFKLTPKKNCKECGFPTCMAFSMKVASGAVEVEKCPHMSDESIQKLSEATAPPMKTLKVGAGESEYTLGGETVLFRHEKTLVSKNRYAIAFCDCMTEEQVDAKIANIKAVEYERIGEIMKAEFACVTYSDNKENFLNIINKLKAETSVAFILNVDDAEVAKEAVAALAGLKPVVVGATKDNYKDMIDVVKGDNLALGLKAASLEELYETTELVQKAGYKELILDVTGETVKDTYVNAVQVRRTALKEQDRTFGYPSIVFVSKLANGDEMMEVALSSAFTVKYGSIIVIDDINYAKALPLYALRQNLFTDPQKPMRVETKVYPINNPDENSPVLVTVDFALTYFVVTGELERSKIPCWLVIPDAGGYSVLTSWAAGKFGGSVIGNFVKECGIADMTKSRDLIIPGKVAVIQADIQDNLPDWNVIVGTPEAMELPKFLKERYGK